Proteins encoded by one window of Acinonyx jubatus isolate Ajub_Pintada_27869175 chromosome X, VMU_Ajub_asm_v1.0, whole genome shotgun sequence:
- the HCFC1 gene encoding host cell factor 1 isoform X3 yields the protein MASAVSPANSPAVLLQPRWKRVVGWSGPVPRPRHGHRAVAIKELIVVFGGGNEGIVDELHVYNTATNQWFIPAVRGDIPPGCAAYGFVCDGTRLLVFGGMVEYGKYSNDLYELQASRWEWKRLKAKTPKNGPPPCPRLGHSFSLVGNKCYLFGGLANDSEDPKNNIPRYLNDLYILELRPGSGVVAWDIPITYGVLPPPRESHTAVVYTEKDNKKSKLVIYGGMSGCRLGDLWTLDIETLTWNKPSLSGVAPLPRSLHSATTIGNKMYVFGGWVPLVMDDVKVATHEKEWKCTNTLACLNLDTMAWETILMDTLEDNIPRARAGHCAVAINTRLYIWSGRDGYRKAWNNQVCCKDLWYLETEKPPPPARVQLVRANTNSLEVSWGAVATADSYLLQLQKYDIPATAATAASPTPNPVPSVPANPPKSPAPAAAAPAVQPLTQVGITLLPQAAAAPPTTTAIQVLPTVPGSSISVPTAARTQGVPAVLKVTGPQATTGTPLVTMRPASQAGKAPVTVTSLPAGVRMVVPTQSAQGTVIGSSPQMSGMAALAAAAAATQKIPPSSAPTVLSVPAGTTIVKTVAVTPGTTTLPATVKVASSPVMVSNPATRMLKTAAAQVGTSVSSAANTSTRPIITVHKSGTVTVAQQAQVVTTVVGGVTKTITLVKSPISVPGGSALISNLGKVMSVVQTKPVQTSAVTGQASTGPVTQIIQTKGPLPAGTILKLVTSADGKPTTIITTTQASGAGTKPTILGISSVSPSTTKPGTTTIIKTIPMSAIITQAGATGVTSSPGIKSPITIITTKVMTSGTGAPAKIITAVPKIATGHGQQGVTQVVLKGAPGQPGTILRTVPMGGVRLVTPVTVSAVKPAVTTLVVKGTTGVTTLGTVTGTVSTSLAGAGGHSTSASLATPITTLGTIATLSSQVINPTAITVSAAQTTLTAAGGLTTPTITMQPVSQPTQVTLITAPSGVEAQPVHDLPVSILASPTTEQPTATVTIADSGQGEVQPGTVTLVCSNPPCETHETGTTNTATTTVVANLGGQPQPTQVQFVCDRQEAAASLVASTVGQQNGSVVRVCSNPPCETHETGTTHTATTATSNMAGQHGCSNPPCETHETGTTSTATTAVSSIGAGQQRDLRRACVAGTAPAVVRVGMAAGVSEGAQGSVKASCQTRQTGVTGTAMTVLATGAPCSAGPLLGPALAVEAGGRAATFVQLAAVSGQVRPSGPVAGLSQLASVGRQPEAHHTHTTNTPTTVRSSMGAGEPGEARGTPTTAYESSASGAVTVTALEALLCPSATASQVCSDPPCETHDTGTTHTATTSNAGSTQRVCSNPPCETHETGTTHTPTTATSNGGAGQPEGGQQPPAGRPCETHQTTSTGTTMSVGVGALLPVESGLEVAAPPSIAPQAAASLLAPFPTQRVCSNPPCETHETGTTHTATTVTSNMSSNQDPPPAASDQGDVESTQGDSVNITSSSAVTTTVSSTLTRAVTTVTQSTPVPGPSVPPPEELQASPGPRQQLPPRQLLQPASTPLMGESAEVLSASQTPELQAAVDLSGTGDPSSGQEPASSAVVATVVVQPPPPTQSEVDQLSLPQELMAEAQAGTTTLMVTGLTPEELAVTAAAEAAAQAAATEEAQALAIQAVLQAAQQAVMAGTGEPMDTSEAAAAVTQAELGHLSAEGQEGQATTIPIVLTQQELAALVQQQQQLQEAQAQQHHHLPTEALAPADSLNDPAIESNCLNELAAAVPSTVALLPSTATESLAPSNTFVAPQPVVVASPAKLQAAATLTEVANGIESLGVKPDLPPPPSKAPVKKENQWFDVGVIKGTNVMVTHYFLPPDDAVPSDDDSGAVPDYSQLKKQELQPGTAYKFRVAGVNACGRGPFSEISAFKTCLPGFPGAPCAIKISKSPDGAHLTWEPPSVTSGKIIEYSVYLAIQSSQAGGEPKSSAPAQLAFMRVYCGPSPSCLVQSSSLSNAHIDYTTKPAIIFRIAARNEKGYGPATQVRWLQETSKDSSGAKPASKRPMSSPEMKSAPKKSKADGQ from the exons ATGGCTTCGGCCGTGTCGCCCGCCAACTCTCCAGCGGTGCTCCTGCAGCCCCGCTGGAAGCGAGTGGTGGGCTGGTCGGGTCCGGTGCCCCGGCCCCGCCACGGCCACCGAGCCGTGGCCATCAAGGAACTCATCGTGGTGTTTGGCGGCGGCAACGAGGGGATAGTGGACGAACTGCACGTGTACAACACGG CGACTAACCAGTGGTTCATCCCTGCCGTGAGAGGGGACATCCCCCCTGGGTGTGCCGCATATGGCTTCGTGTGTGATGGCACTCGCCTGCTGGTGTTTGGTGGGATGGTGGAGTATGGGAAATACAGCAATGACCTCTACGAGCTCCAG GCAAGCCGGTGGGAATGGAAGAGACTCAAAGCAAAGACGCCCAAAAATGGACCCCCTCCGTGTCCTCGGCTTGGGCACAGCTTCTCCCTCGTGGGCAACAAGTGCTACCTGTTTGGGGGTCTGGCCAACGATAGCGAAGACCCCAAGAACAACATTCCGAG GTACCTGAATGACTTATACATCCTGGAATTGCGGCCGGGCTCCGGAGTGGTGGCCTGGGACATCCCCATCACTTACGGCGTTCTGCCTCCACCCCGGGAGTCCCACACTGCTGTGGTCTATACTGAGAAAGACAACAAGAAGTCCAAGCTGGTGATCTATGGAGGGATGAGCGGCTGTAGGCTGGGGGACCTTTGGACCTTGGATATCG AGACTCTGACGTGGAACAAGCCCAGTCTCAGCGGGGTGGCGCCTCTTCCCCGGAGTCTTCACTCAGCCACGACCATAGGAAACAA AATGTACGTGTTTGGTGGCTGGGTGCCTCTCGTCATGGATGACGTCAAAGTGGCCACACACGAGAAGGAGTGGAAGTGTACCAACACACTGGCTTGTCTCAACCTGG ATACCATGGCCTGGGAGACCATCCTGATGGACACGCTGGAGGACAATATTCCCCGGGCCCGAGCCGGCCACTGTGCCGTAGCCATCAACACCCGCCTGTACATTTGGAGTGGGCGCGACGGCTACCGAAAGGCCTGGAACAACCAGGTCTGCTGCAAGGACCTGTGGTACCTGGAGACAG AAAAGCCACCACCCCCGGCCCGGGTACAGCTGGTACGAGCCAACACCAATTCCCTGGAGGTGAGCTGGGGGGCCGTGGCAACAGCCGACAGTTACCTTCTGCAGCTCCAGAAATATGACATTCCCGCCACGGCCGCTACTGCCGCCTCCCCCACGCCCAATCCGGTCCCGTCTGTGCCCGCCAACCCTCCCAAGAGCCCCGCCCCGGCAGCAGCCGCACCTGCCGTGCAGCCGCTGACCCAGGTAGGCATCACGCTCCTGCCCCAGGCTGCTGCCGCGCCCCCGACCACCACCGCCATCCAGGTCTTGCCGACGGTACCCGGCAGCTCAATCTCCGTGCCCACGGCGGCCAGGACTCAAG GCGTCCCCGCTGTTCTCAAAGTCACCGGTCCTCAGGCCACGACAGGAACCCCGCTGGTCACCATGAGACCTGCCAGCCAGGCTGGGAAAGCCCCCGTCACCGTGACCTCCCTTCCTGCAGGCGTGCGAATGGTTGTGCCCACGCAGAGTGCCCAGGGCACG GTGATTGGCAGCAGCCCGCAGATGAGCGGCATGGCCGCGCTGGCAGCTGCAGCTGCCGCCACCCAGAAGATCCCGCCCTCGTCAGCGCCCACGGTGCTGAGTGTCCCAGCAGGCACGACCATCGTCAAAACCGTGGCTGTGACGCCAGGCACCACCACCCTCCCGGCTACTGTAAAGGTAGCCTCCTCGCCGGTCATG GTGAGCAACCCGGCCACTCGGATGCTGAAGACTGCGGCCGCCCAGGTGGGGACGTCTGTCTCCTCTGCTGCCAACACATCCACCCGCCCTATCATCACGGTGCATAAGTCGGGAACTGTGACAGTGGCCCAGCAAGCTCAGGTGGTGACCACGGTGGTGGGTGGAGTCACCAAGACCATCACCTTGGTGAAGAGCCCCATCTCTGTCCCAGgaggcagtgctctg ATTTCCAACCTGGGCAAGGTGATGTCAGTGGTTCAGACCAAACCGGTTCAGACTTCAGCGGTCACAGGCCAGGCATCTACGGGCCCGGTGACTCAGATCATCCAG ACCAAAGGGCCCCTGCCGGCCGGGACCATCCTGAAGCTGGTAACCTCCGCGGACGGCAAgcccaccaccatcatcactaccACGCAGGCCAGCGGGGCCGGGACTAAGCCCACCATCCTGGGCATCAGCAGTGTGTCCCCGAGCACCACCAAGCCGGGCACGACCACCATCATCAAGACCATCCCCATGTCGGCCATCATCACGCAGGCCGGTGCCACAG GTGTGACCAGCAGTCCGGGCATCAAGTCCCccatcaccattatcaccacCAAGGTGATGACTTCAGGAACCGGAGCGCCTGCCAAAATCATCACAGCTGTCCCTAAAATCGCCACTGGCCACGGGCAGCAAGGAGTGACCCAG GTGGTGCTAAAGGGGGCCCCCGGACAGCCGGGCACCATCCTCCGCACCGTGCCCATGGGGGGTGTCCGCCTGGTCACCCCCGTCACCGTCTCTGCCGTCAAGCCAGCAGTCACCACGTTGGTTGTGAAGGGCACCACAG GCGTCACGACCCTGGGCACAGTGACAGGCACCGTCTCCACCAGCCTTGCCGGAGCTGGGGGCCACAGTACCAGCGCCTCCCTGGCCACGCCCATCACCACGTTGGGCACCATCGCCACCCTCTCAAGCCAAGTGATCAACCCCACCGCCATCACCGTGTCGGCTGCGCAGACCACGCTGACGGCGGCCGGCGGgctcaccacccccaccatcaccatGCAG CCTGTCTCCCAGCCTACCCAGGTGACGCTCATCACGGCGCCCAGTGGAGTCGAGGCCCAGCCCGTGCATGACCTCCCTGTGTCCATTCTGGCCTCGCCCACCACAGAACAGCCCACGGCCACGGTCACCATCGCCGATTCAGGCCAGGGTGAGGTGCAGCCGGGCACCGTGACGCTGGTTTGCTCCAACCCGCCCTGCGAGACCCACGAGACGGGCACCACCAACACAGCCACCACCACCGTCGTGGCTAACCTCGGGGGGCAGCCGCAGCCCACCCAAGTGCAGTTCGTCTGTGATAGACAGGAGGCGGCCGCTTCTCTCGTGGCCTCGACAGTGGGGCAGCAGAACGGCAGCGTGGTTCGTGTCTGCTCCAACCCGCCGTGCGAGACCCACGAGACGGGCACCACCCACACGGCCACCACCGCCACGTCCAACATGGCTGGGCAGCATGGCTGCTCCAACCCGCCATGCGAGACCCACGAGACCGGCACCACCAGCACCGCCACCACCGCTGTGTCGAGCATCGGCGCCGGCCAGCAGCGAGACCTCCGCCGTGCCTGCGTGGCTGGCACCGCTCCTGCTGTGGTCCGGGTCGGCATGGCCGCCGGGGTGTCAGAGGGAGCCCAGGGCTCCGTCAAGGCCTCGTGCCAAACCCGCCAGACCGGCGTGACCGGTACCGCCATGACTGTGCTGGCCACCGGGGCCCCATGCTCGGCCGGCCCGCTCCTTGGGCCGGCCCTGGCGGTGGAGGCCGGCGGCCGCGCCGCCACCTTCGTGCAGCTGGCCGCCGTGAGTGGCCAGGTCAGACCCAGCGGCCCCGTGGCCGGCTTGAGTCAGCTGGCGTCCGTGGGGCGCCAGCCGGAGGCTCATCACACCCACACGACCAACACCCCCACCACGGTCCGCTCCTCCATGGGTGCCGGAGAGCCCGGCGAGGCACGGGGGACCCCCACAACCGCGTACGAGAGCTCGGCCAGTGGCGCCGTGACTGTGACGGCCCTGGAGGCGCTGCTGTGCCCCTCGGCCACCGCGAGCCAAGTCTGCTCCGACCCGCCGTGCGAGACCCATGACACAGGCACCACCCACACCGCCACTACCTCGAATGCCGGCAGCACCCAGCGGGTCTGCTCCAACCCGCCATGCGAGACCCACGAGACGGGCACCACCCACACGCCCACCACAGCCACGTCCAACGGGGGTGCGGGCCAGCCTGAGGGCGGGCAGCAGCCCCCCGCCGGCCGCCCCTGCGAGACACACCAGACCACGTCCACCGGTACCACCATGTCGGTCGGCGTGGGCGCCTTGCTCCCCGTGGAGTCCGGCTTGGAGGTGGCGGCGCCTCCCTCCATCGCCCCCCAGGCTGCTGCTTCGTTGCTGGCTCCTTTCCCGACGCAGAGGGTGTGCTCCAACCCCCCTTGTGAGACGCACGAGACGGGCACCACACACACGGCCACCACCGTCACCTCGAACATGAGCTCAAACCAAG ATCCCCCACCAGCCGCCAGCGACCAGGGAGACGTGGAGAGCACCCAGGGCGACAGTGTGAACATCACCAGCTCCAGTGCCGTTACGACAACCGTGTCCTCCACACTGACGAGGGCTGTGACCACTGTGACACAGTCCACCCCAGTCCCGGGCCCCTCGGTACCG CCCCCAGAGGAACTCCAGGCCTCGCCAGGGCCCCGCCAGCAGCTTCCGCCACGGCAGCTCCTGCAACCCGCCTCCACGCCCCTGATGGGGGAGTCCGCCGAGGTCCTGTCAGCCTCCCAGACCCCTGAGCTCCAAGCCGCCGTGGATCTGAGCGGTACAGGGGACCCGTCTTCGGGCCAGGAGCCCGCCAGCTCCGCCGTGGTGGCCACTGTGGTGGTCCAGCCGCCCCCGCCTACGCAGTCTGAAGTAGACCAGCTGTCGCTTCCTCAAGAGCTGATGGCCGAGGCCCAGGCAGGCACCACCACCCTCATGGTGACGGGGCTCACCCCCGAGGAGCTGGCGGTCACCGCTGCCGCTGAAGCAGCTGCCCAGGCTGCAGCCACCGAGGAGGCCCAGGCCCTGGCCATCCAGGCGGTGCTCCAGGCTGCGCAGCAGGCCGTCATGG CAGGCACCGGGGAGCCCATGGACACATCTGAGGCGGCGGCGGCCGTGACGCAGGCCGAGCTGGGCCACCTGTCCGCCGAGGGCCAGGAGGGCCAGGCCACCACCATCCCCATCGTGCTGACGCAGCAGGAGCTGGCCGCTCTGgtgcagcaacagcagcagctgcAGGAGGCACAGGCCCAGCAGCACCACCACCTGCCCACCGAGGCCCTGGCGCCTGCCGACAGCCTCAACGACCCGGCCATCGAGAGCAACTGCCTCAACGAGCTGGCCGCCGCCGTCCCCAGCACCGTGGCCCTGCTGCCCTCCACAGCCACTGAGA GCCTGGCTCCGTCCAACACATTTGTGGCCCCCCAGCCGGTCGTGGTAGCCAGCCCTGCCAAACTACAGGCCGCGGCGACCCTGACTGAAGTGGCCAATGGCATCGAGTCCCTGGGCGTG aAGCCAGACTTACCGCCCCCGCCCAGCAAAGCCCCCGTGAAGAAGGAGAACCAGTGGTTCGACGTGGGCGTTATTAAGGGTACCAACGTAATGGTGACACACTATTTCCTGCCACCAGACGATGCCGTCCCGTCCGAC GATGACTCGGGCGCCGTCCCCGACTACAGCCAGCTGAAGAAACAGGAGCTGCAGCCGGGCACGGCCTACAAGTTCCGTGTCGCTGGGGTCAACGCCTGCGGCCGGGGGCCCTTCAGCGAGATCTCTGCTTTCAAGACGTGTCTGCCCGGCTTCCCGGGGGCTCCCTGTGCCATTAAAATCAGCAAA AGTCCAGATGGTGCTCACCTCACCTGGGAGCCGCCGTCCGTGACGTCCGGCAAGATCATCGAGTACTCGGTGTACCTGGCCATCCAGAGCTCGCAGGCCGGTGGCGAGCCCAAGAGCTCCGCCCCGGCCCAGCTGGCCTTCATGCGGGTGTACTGCgggcccagcccctcctgctTGGTGCAGTCGTCCAGCCTCTCCAACGCCCACATTGACTACACCACCAAGCCCGCCATCATCTTCCGCATCGCCGCCCGCAACGAGAAGGGCTACGGCCCTGCCACCCAAGTCAGGTGGCTGCAAG AAACCAGTAAAGACAGCTCCGGCGCCAAGCCAGCCAGCAAGCGGCCCATGTCCTCTCCGGAAAT